The genomic DNA TGTTTTTGAATTTCTGGGTTTTCCAAGAATTCATCATAGGTTGTTTCTGCCCGATCAATGACACCTTTATCAGAAACAGCAATAATTCGGTTCGCTAATGTTTGGATAAATTGGTGGTCATGTGAAGCAAAAAGAATTGAACCAGTGAAAGCCATCAACCCATCATTTAATGCAGTGATTGATTCTAAGTCTAAGTGGTTCGTTGGATCATCTAAAACCAAGACATTGGCTTTGGAAAGCATTAATTTTGAAAGCATGACACGCACTTTTTCGCCTCCGGAAAGAACATTGACTGGTTTTAGTACCTCTTCACCAGAGAATAACATCCGACCTAAGAAACTACGTAAGAACGTATTGTCATCTTCTTCTTTACCAGCAAATTGACGTAACCAATCTAAAATGGTTAATGGCTCTTCAAAGTCTTTGCTGTTGTCTTTTGGTAAATAAGCTTGGCTAGTTGTAACGCCCCAACGAACAGAACCTGTATCGGGAGTAATTTCGCCCATAATCACTTTGAATAACGTAGTCGTTGTAATATCTGAGTCAGCGATGAATGCCACTTTATCATCTTTTGTTAAGTTGAACGAGATATTATCTAAGATTTTTTTGCCATCAATCGTTACAGAGACATTTTCAACTTGTAATAAGTCATTGCCGATTTCACGTTCTGGTGTAAAACCAACGAATGGATAACGACGAGAGGAAGGTTGAATGTCATCTAAGGTAATTTTATCTAACATTTTTTTACGAGACGTTGCTTGTTTTGATTTTGAGGCATTGGCGCTAAAACGAGCGATAAAGTCTTGTAATTCTTTGATTTGTTCTTCTTTTTTGGCATTAGATTGTGCTTGCAATTTTGTCGCTAGTTGGCTTGATTCCAACCAGAAATCATAGTTACCCACGTAAAGTTTGATTTTACTAAAGTCTAAATCTGCCATGTGAGTGCAGACTTTGTTTAGGAAATGACGGTCATGGGAAACCACGATAACGGTATTTTCAAAGTTGATTAAAAATTCTTCTAACCAATTGATTGAGCGGGTGTCTAAACCATTTGTCGGCTCGTCTAATAGTAAGACATCTGGTTTACCAAAAAGAGATTGAGCTAATAATACTTTGACTTTTTGACCAGCTGTTAATTCGCTCATTTTTTGATCATGTAATTCTTCTGGAATGTTTAGCCCTTGGAGTAAAACAGCTGCTTCAGGTTCTGCTTCCCAACCGTCAAGTTCAGCAAATTCGCCTTCTAGTTCTGCGGCACGAATCCCATCTTCATCTGAAAAATCTTCTTTCATATAGATAGCATCTTTTTCTTTCATTACTTCGTAAAGACGTTTATGTCCCATAATTACAGTTTCTAAAACAGTGTAGTCTTCGTAGTCAAAGTGATTTTGTTTCAGCGTCGCTAGTCGCTCATTAGGACCCATTGAAACCACGCCAGTTGTCGGTTGAATCTCACCTGATAAAATTTTAAGAAACGTTGATTTTCCTGCACCGTTTGCGCCGATTAAGCCGTAACAGTTGCCAGGAGTAAATTTAATATTCACTTCTTCAAAAAGTTTACGATCTGGAAATTGTAAACTTACATCATTAACAGTAATCAATTGTTTTCCTCGCTTTTAATATATTCTTGAACCTCTCTGCATTATATCGGCTACAGAACCTTTTTTCAAGGAGTTTCAATCTTTTTACAGAAACGAATAAAAAGGTGGGTTTTTTATAGAAAAAAGGCGCTTTTTTAAAATGTTTCATGTGAAACAGAAATTTTTTT from Enterococcus faecalis includes the following:
- a CDS encoding ABC-F family ATP-binding cassette domain-containing protein, encoding MITVNDVSLQFPDRKLFEEVNIKFTPGNCYGLIGANGAGKSTFLKILSGEIQPTTGVVSMGPNERLATLKQNHFDYEDYTVLETVIMGHKRLYEVMKEKDAIYMKEDFSDEDGIRAAELEGEFAELDGWEAEPEAAVLLQGLNIPEELHDQKMSELTAGQKVKVLLAQSLFGKPDVLLLDEPTNGLDTRSINWLEEFLINFENTVIVVSHDRHFLNKVCTHMADLDFSKIKLYVGNYDFWLESSQLATKLQAQSNAKKEEQIKELQDFIARFSANASKSKQATSRKKMLDKITLDDIQPSSRRYPFVGFTPEREIGNDLLQVENVSVTIDGKKILDNISFNLTKDDKVAFIADSDITTTTLFKVIMGEITPDTGSVRWGVTTSQAYLPKDNSKDFEEPLTILDWLRQFAGKEEDDNTFLRSFLGRMLFSGEEVLKPVNVLSGGEKVRVMLSKLMLSKANVLVLDDPTNHLDLESITALNDGLMAFTGSILFASHDHQFIQTLANRIIAVSDKGVIDRAETTYDEFLENPEIQKQMDVLFSSDY